In Dolichospermum flos-aquae CCAP 1403/13F, the following proteins share a genomic window:
- a CDS encoding ABC transporter permease subunit — MLLNFIDRVGELNPQLFRELKGRLKPFNLIIAMGSSLLLQLIVFLLQLREFPDEKYYLRATYCTLKEVYQNQEQELYKQQSLLTQKLDNYRQIQLSDNTIIPNLEAQLQQVRTELSSLQNYLSKNICPLDKIDWQLWWRDHWEYTFLTLSVIFIFTLLVGGTYLLISDLAKEEQRGTLNFIRLSPQSETSILTGKILGVPSLIYLFVLTAIPLHFWAGHSAKIALSYIFSYYAVIAASCVFFYSVALIFGLVSRWFSSFQPWLGSGAVLVFLLMTMTIMVSSYGNFNNPLTWIRFFSPWDITNYLFPNLFRSYKDSSIQQLQFFYLPIGENFITLVGFHLVNYGISSYGIWQAMKRCFRNADSTILSKKQSYLFVAFTQVMFLGLTIPVVDDKYDAGMIFLIALFNFALVLTLTIVLSPHRQIIQDWARYRHQNHRDKSVFQDLVFGEKSPAIVAIVINLLIATTPIIIWILFSPTNFYNGSVDKHKVILAMVLALSLMLMYATIAQLMLLMKNPKRYVWTVGTIGVAMFLPSIILSVLGISPSENPTLWLFSTFPWAAIEYTQTTTIFLALLAELTVVALLNFQLNRQVRVLGESATKTLLSGR; from the coding sequence ATGTTACTAAATTTCATAGATAGAGTGGGAGAATTAAATCCCCAACTATTTCGAGAACTAAAAGGTAGATTAAAACCTTTTAATCTGATTATAGCTATGGGTTCTTCTTTACTACTCCAACTCATAGTTTTTCTCTTGCAATTACGAGAATTTCCCGATGAGAAATACTATCTCAGAGCAACTTACTGTACTTTGAAAGAAGTATACCAAAACCAAGAACAGGAACTTTATAAACAACAGAGTTTACTTACCCAAAAATTAGATAATTATCGGCAAATTCAACTATCAGATAATACCATAATCCCCAACTTAGAAGCCCAACTTCAGCAAGTTAGAACTGAACTATCTAGCTTACAGAATTATTTATCTAAAAATATTTGTCCTTTAGATAAAATAGACTGGCAATTATGGTGGAGAGATCATTGGGAATATACATTTCTAACGTTAAGTGTAATTTTCATTTTTACACTCTTAGTTGGGGGAACTTATTTATTAATCAGTGATTTAGCCAAAGAAGAACAACGAGGAACATTGAACTTTATTCGGCTTAGTCCTCAGTCAGAAACAAGCATTTTAACTGGAAAAATTCTCGGAGTTCCTAGTTTAATTTATCTCTTTGTCCTCACAGCAATTCCTTTACATTTCTGGGCTGGACATTCTGCTAAAATTGCTTTAAGTTACATTTTCAGTTATTATGCTGTGATTGCAGCTAGTTGTGTTTTCTTCTACAGTGTAGCCCTAATTTTTGGTCTAGTTAGTCGTTGGTTTAGCAGCTTTCAACCTTGGTTGGGTAGCGGTGCTGTACTTGTGTTCTTGTTGATGACCATGACAATAATGGTATCGTCTTATGGAAACTTTAATAATCCTCTGACTTGGATTAGATTCTTCAGTCCCTGGGATATTACCAATTATCTATTCCCTAATCTATTTCGTTCATATAAAGATTCGTCAATACAGCAGCTACAATTCTTCTATTTACCAATAGGTGAAAATTTCATTACCTTAGTCGGCTTTCATTTAGTTAATTACGGAATTTCTTCCTACGGCATTTGGCAAGCCATGAAACGCTGCTTTCGGAATGCAGACAGTACAATATTGAGTAAAAAACAAAGTTATTTATTTGTAGCTTTTACTCAAGTAATGTTTTTAGGATTGACTATCCCCGTAGTTGATGATAAATACGATGCAGGGATGATATTCCTGATTGCTTTATTCAACTTTGCCTTAGTTTTGACTTTAACTATTGTCCTTTCACCTCATCGTCAAATTATCCAAGATTGGGCAAGATATAGACACCAAAATCATCGAGATAAATCTGTATTCCAAGATTTAGTATTTGGTGAAAAAAGCCCAGCAATTGTTGCTATCGTCATTAATCTATTAATTGCTACTACCCCGATAATAATCTGGATTTTGTTCTCACCTACTAATTTTTATAATGGTAGTGTTGATAAGCATAAAGTCATATTAGCGATGGTTTTAGCCTTGAGTTTGATGCTGATGTATGCCACAATTGCTCAACTGATGCTACTGATGAAAAACCCCAAGCGTTATGTGTGGACAGTGGGAACTATTGGTGTAGCTATGTTTTTACCATCAATTATTCTCTCAGTCTTGGGTATTAGTCCATCAGAAAATCCGACTTTGTGGTTATTCTCCACCTTTCCTTGGGCGGCTATAGAATACACTCAGACGACAACAATTTTTCTGGCACTTTTAGCTGAGTTAACTGTTGTCGCTTTGTTAAATTTCCAATTAAATCGCCAAGTTAGAGTTTTAGGCGAATCTGCAACCAAAACATTATTATCAGGAAGATAA
- the priA gene encoding primosomal protein N' — translation MYSIGAKSSVIAVAEPGGSYQSPAKLPEWVEVLVDCPGCSDLFTYKIPAQLAIKPGDILSVPFGATQVGAIAIRLLTEPNLDIPLEKIREVEDVVSEGFFPPGYWTLLNRVAAYYYTPLILVIRVALPPGLLGRSQRRLRLTSLGKKNLAIYISPIAQQVITLLEKTPTADYSYHYIQQKVKAAYRGIRELIRLGLAENYLEPPQLTKPKLQKAVTLLDNNHDDLTARQKEIVEVLRRQGGEIWQSELLQLCNTSTSTLKALVDKGYIVIEDREILRREQGPTVAADWAKSLTPAQNNALETINSLTGFAQVLLHGVTGSGKTEVYLQAIAPLLAQGKSALVLVPEIGLTPQLTDRFRARFGHKVHVYHSALSDGERYDTWRQMLTGEPQIIIGTRSAIFAPLPNLGLIILDEEHDSSFKQDSPIPTYHARTIAQWRAELAHCPLILGSATPSLESWVSGNQLYLSLPERINSRPLPPVEIVDMRQELKEGNRSIFSRKLQNALQQLAERQQQGILFIHRRGHSTFVSCRSCGYVLECPHCDVSLAYHHVEEGAPELLRCHYCNYGRLHPPHCPECSSPYLKFFGSGTQRVAQELTKQFPNLKIIRFDSDTTTTKGSHRKLLTQFANGEAHLLVGTQMLTKGLDLPQVTLVGVVAADGLLHLSDYRANERTFQTLTQVAGRAGRGDDPGRVIVQTYTPEHPIIEAVQKHDYQSFADAELAQRQTLNYPPYGRLILLRLSSLDPIQVQNTAQIIATFLNNKEGFEILGPAPASILRVANRYRWQILLKFDPDALPNLPDWPEVRSLSPASVSLTIDVDPINIM, via the coding sequence ATGTATAGTATTGGTGCAAAATCATCTGTTATCGCTGTAGCTGAACCGGGAGGATCATATCAATCTCCAGCAAAATTACCTGAATGGGTGGAAGTGCTTGTAGACTGTCCAGGATGTTCAGATTTATTTACCTATAAAATCCCAGCACAGTTAGCAATCAAACCAGGAGATATTTTAAGCGTTCCCTTTGGTGCGACACAGGTAGGAGCGATCGCTATCCGCTTATTAACTGAACCGAATCTAGATATTCCCTTAGAAAAAATTCGAGAAGTAGAAGATGTAGTTAGTGAAGGGTTTTTTCCTCCTGGTTATTGGACATTACTCAACCGTGTTGCAGCCTATTACTATACACCTCTAATTTTAGTAATTCGCGTCGCTTTACCACCGGGATTATTAGGAAGATCACAACGTCGTTTACGGTTGACTTCTCTGGGTAAAAAAAATCTTGCTATTTATATTAGTCCTATAGCCCAGCAAGTAATTACACTTTTAGAAAAAACCCCAACAGCAGACTATAGTTATCACTACATCCAACAAAAAGTTAAAGCTGCATATCGCGGAATTCGGGAATTAATCCGCTTAGGTTTAGCCGAAAATTATTTAGAACCGCCACAACTTACCAAACCTAAATTACAAAAAGCTGTCACACTTCTAGATAATAATCATGACGATTTAACAGCCCGTCAAAAAGAAATTGTGGAAGTTTTGCGACGACAAGGGGGAGAAATATGGCAAAGTGAATTATTGCAACTTTGCAATACCAGCACTTCCACCCTAAAAGCCTTAGTAGATAAAGGCTATATAGTCATTGAAGACAGGGAAATATTACGCAGAGAACAAGGCCCCACAGTAGCCGCAGATTGGGCAAAATCCTTAACACCAGCCCAAAATAACGCCTTAGAAACGATTAATTCCTTAACCGGATTTGCTCAAGTATTGCTACATGGGGTGACAGGTTCAGGAAAAACAGAAGTATACTTACAAGCCATAGCACCATTACTCGCACAAGGAAAATCGGCCCTTGTTTTAGTTCCCGAAATCGGCCTCACACCTCAACTTACAGATAGATTCCGCGCTAGATTTGGTCACAAAGTCCACGTTTATCACAGCGCCCTTTCTGACGGTGAACGTTACGACACCTGGCGACAAATGCTCACAGGAGAGCCGCAAATCATCATCGGGACTCGCAGCGCCATTTTCGCTCCTTTACCCAATCTAGGCTTAATTATCCTGGACGAAGAACACGATAGCAGCTTTAAACAAGATTCTCCCATTCCCACTTACCACGCCCGCACCATCGCTCAATGGCGAGCCGAATTAGCACATTGTCCCCTAATTTTAGGTTCTGCGACTCCCTCTTTAGAAAGTTGGGTAAGTGGAAATCAACTATATTTATCATTACCAGAACGCATTAACTCGCGCCCATTACCACCTGTGGAAATCGTGGATATGCGTCAAGAGTTAAAAGAGGGAAATCGGTCTATTTTTAGTAGAAAGCTGCAAAATGCGCTGCAACAATTGGCAGAAAGACAACAACAGGGAATATTATTTATTCATCGGCGTGGACATAGTACCTTTGTTTCTTGTCGCAGTTGTGGTTATGTGTTGGAATGTCCCCATTGTGATGTATCCCTGGCTTATCATCATGTGGAAGAGGGAGCGCCGGAATTATTGCGCTGTCATTATTGTAATTATGGGCGTTTACATCCTCCCCATTGTCCTGAATGTAGTTCCCCTTATTTAAAGTTTTTTGGCAGCGGTACTCAACGGGTAGCGCAGGAATTAACTAAGCAATTTCCCAATTTGAAAATAATTCGCTTTGATAGTGATACCACCACCACTAAAGGTTCACACCGGAAACTTCTTACCCAGTTTGCTAATGGTGAAGCCCATTTATTAGTAGGGACACAAATGCTGACAAAAGGGTTAGATTTACCCCAAGTTACCCTTGTGGGTGTAGTCGCTGCGGATGGATTATTGCACTTATCTGATTATCGCGCCAATGAACGCACATTTCAAACTTTGACCCAAGTTGCGGGAAGGGCGGGAAGAGGGGATGATCCAGGGAGGGTAATTGTCCAAACCTATACTCCAGAACATCCGATTATTGAAGCAGTGCAAAAACATGATTATCAATCTTTTGCTGATGCAGAGTTAGCACAAAGACAAACTCTGAATTATCCTCCCTATGGGAGATTAATTTTATTGCGATTAAGTAGTTTAGATCCCATTCAAGTCCAAAACACAGCCCAAATCATTGCTACATTTTTGAACAATAAAGAAGGATTTGAGATATTGGGACCTGCACCAGCTAGTATTTTACGAGTAGCTAACCGTTATCGTTGGCAAATATTACTCAAGTTTGATCCTGACGCTTTACCAAATTTACCAGATTGGCCAGAAGTGCGATCGCTTTCTCCTGCTTCTGTCAGTTTAACAATTGATGTAGATCCGATTAATATTATGTAG
- a CDS encoding RpoD/SigA family RNA polymerase sigma factor, which translates to MYQTKQPSLTETMNLAELGTMEILENITDHEEPSIESLDQVVYEDATIVENLASEERNGDDMAAARPSGYNKTENDDAVGAFFKEMARYPLLKPDEEVELARRVRFLEEVKELQAALELELGAQPSKVQVASQLEITEKQLESRLYQGRVAKRKMIRSNLRLVVSIAKRYLNRGVPFLDLIQEGAMGLNRASEKFDPDKGYKFSTYAYWWIRQAITRAIANDARTIRLPIHIVEKLNKLKKAQRELKQKLARNPTEAEMAEALEITVHQLRQLQQLRRQALSLNHRVGKEEDTELMDLLEDEDNQSPEAKMNENMMRQEIWEVLGDVLTPREKDVISLRYGLTSSEPCTLEEVGNMFNLSRERVRQIQSKAMRKLRRPHIAKRLKGWLV; encoded by the coding sequence ATGTACCAAACAAAGCAACCATCTCTAACGGAAACTATGAATCTTGCTGAATTGGGAACAATGGAAATACTAGAGAATATTACTGATCATGAAGAACCATCAATTGAGAGTTTAGATCAAGTAGTATATGAAGATGCTACAATTGTCGAAAACTTGGCATCAGAAGAGCGCAATGGCGATGACATGGCCGCAGCCCGTCCTTCGGGATATAATAAAACCGAAAATGATGATGCTGTTGGCGCATTTTTTAAGGAAATGGCGCGTTATCCCCTACTCAAACCTGATGAAGAAGTGGAATTAGCGCGACGGGTGAGATTTTTAGAAGAAGTCAAAGAATTGCAAGCAGCTTTAGAATTAGAACTAGGAGCGCAGCCTAGTAAGGTGCAGGTGGCTTCGCAATTAGAGATAACAGAAAAACAACTGGAAAGCCGCTTGTATCAAGGTAGAGTGGCCAAGCGAAAAATGATTCGCTCCAATCTCCGGTTAGTCGTATCTATTGCTAAACGATATTTAAATCGTGGTGTCCCTTTTCTCGATTTAATTCAAGAAGGAGCAATGGGTTTAAACCGCGCTTCTGAAAAATTTGATCCTGATAAAGGATATAAGTTTTCTACTTATGCTTATTGGTGGATTAGACAAGCAATTACCAGAGCGATCGCTAATGATGCCCGAACTATTCGCTTACCAATCCATATTGTTGAGAAACTTAATAAACTAAAAAAAGCCCAACGGGAACTCAAACAAAAACTCGCTCGGAATCCCACAGAGGCCGAAATGGCCGAAGCTTTGGAAATTACAGTTCACCAACTGCGTCAACTTCAACAACTGCGTCGTCAAGCCCTGTCCCTTAACCACCGTGTCGGTAAAGAAGAAGACACAGAATTAATGGATTTGCTAGAAGATGAAGACAACCAGTCTCCCGAAGCCAAAATGAACGAAAACATGATGCGTCAGGAGATTTGGGAAGTTCTCGGAGACGTACTCACCCCACGAGAGAAAGATGTCATTTCCCTGCGCTATGGACTCACCAGCAGTGAACCCTGCACCCTAGAAGAGGTGGGAAATATGTTTAACCTTTCCCGCGAACGAGTCCGTCAAATCCAAAGTAAAGCCATGCGGAAATTACGCCGTCCTCACATAGCCAAGCGGTTAAAAGGTTGGTTGGTATGA
- a CDS encoding GNAT family N-acetyltransferase → MTNLIVRFAQPSDAHTLFALIQGLAEYEKLSDAVIGNAEALKDHLFGSPKYVDAILAEFEGKVVGFALFFHNYSTFLTKPGIYLEDIFVLPEYRRQGIGKALLSKVAQIAVERDCGRLEWSVLDWNVSAQAFYRNMGADILEDWRICRVTEKDLTKLATQK, encoded by the coding sequence ATGACTAATTTAATTGTCCGTTTTGCCCAACCCAGTGATGCTCATACCTTATTTGCCTTAATTCAGGGACTTGCTGAATATGAAAAACTATCTGATGCTGTTATTGGCAATGCTGAAGCCCTCAAGGATCATTTATTTGGTTCACCAAAATACGTAGATGCAATCCTAGCCGAATTTGAAGGTAAGGTTGTAGGTTTTGCCCTATTTTTTCATAATTATTCTACATTTCTCACCAAGCCAGGAATTTACTTAGAAGATATCTTTGTTTTGCCGGAATATCGCCGCCAAGGTATTGGTAAAGCACTTTTGTCCAAAGTAGCCCAAATAGCTGTAGAAAGGGATTGTGGGCGCTTAGAGTGGAGTGTTTTAGATTGGAATGTGTCAGCGCAGGCATTTTACCGGAATATGGGTGCAGATATTTTAGAAGATTGGCGGATTTGTCGGGTGACTGAAAAGGATCTGACCAAATTAGCCACTCAAAAATGA
- the petJ gene encoding cytochrome c6 PetJ: protein MKKIVSVLLLGIAIFNFAFSSPALAADAASGAKIFSANCASCHAGGRNLVNAAKTLKKADLEKYGMYSAEAIVYQVTNGKGAMPAFKGRLKAEQIENVAAYVLQQADNGWKK from the coding sequence ATGAAAAAGATTGTCTCAGTATTATTATTAGGCATAGCTATCTTCAACTTTGCCTTCAGTAGTCCTGCTTTGGCCGCAGACGCAGCCAGTGGAGCTAAAATATTTAGTGCTAATTGTGCTTCTTGTCATGCGGGTGGCAGAAATTTAGTTAATGCTGCCAAAACCCTGAAAAAAGCAGATTTGGAAAAGTACGGTATGTACTCGGCTGAAGCAATTGTTTATCAAGTTACTAATGGTAAAGGTGCTATGCCAGCCTTTAAGGGTCGGTTAAAAGCAGAGCAAATAGAAAATGTAGCTGCTTATGTCCTACAACAAGCTGATAACGGCTGGAAGAAGTAA